Proteins from one Pontibacter korlensis genomic window:
- a CDS encoding B12-binding domain-containing radical SAM protein: MARLRIGVVDLVSKGPADTLWARAMHANLASIMPQVVATWCEQEGHEVVLVCYTGQENLQRELPRGLDVVFICSFTQAALLAYALSNYFRSQGAVTVLGGPHARCYPDDAVKYFDYVLGFTHKSTIEEVLRDRSPQKPVGKHLSAARQPAHLPGVKERWKFIEPTLKKAPFLKLVPMIGSVGCPYTCSFCIDATVDYQPMNFDVVREDLQFLLTKFRKPTVGWHDPNFGVRFDANMEAIASAAPAGSFRFFAESSLSILTEEHLRVLQRNGFDALLPGIESWYELGNKSRTSRKVGEEKVARISEHVNMMFRYVPYVQTNFVLGLDSDEGDAPFELTKRFVDLSPAAFPGYSLLSAFGEAAPLNLEYQRAGRVLPFPFHFLNNHLAMNVKPKNYGWVEFYDRVIDLTAYTFSKKAIYRRFMATPSRPAKWMNLMRAVSSEGYGRLRFYRQVRKNLVEDTAFRKYFEGESQQLPPFYRNIIQKDLGDWWQWLPEGAIEHDPNAYLRKHHFIQLNTKA, encoded by the coding sequence ATGGCAAGATTAAGAATTGGGGTAGTTGACCTGGTGAGCAAAGGTCCGGCCGATACCCTTTGGGCCAGGGCAATGCATGCAAACCTTGCCAGCATCATGCCACAGGTGGTAGCAACTTGGTGTGAGCAGGAAGGACATGAGGTGGTACTGGTCTGTTATACCGGCCAGGAAAACCTGCAAAGGGAGCTGCCGAGGGGACTTGACGTGGTCTTTATCTGCTCCTTTACCCAGGCGGCTTTACTGGCATACGCCCTCAGCAATTACTTTCGCAGCCAAGGCGCCGTGACGGTGCTGGGTGGCCCCCATGCCCGCTGCTACCCGGATGACGCGGTTAAGTACTTCGACTACGTGCTCGGATTCACTCATAAGTCTACCATCGAAGAGGTTCTCCGGGACCGCAGTCCGCAGAAGCCTGTAGGAAAACACCTTTCCGCTGCCCGGCAGCCCGCGCATCTGCCTGGGGTAAAGGAGCGGTGGAAGTTTATTGAGCCAACGCTGAAGAAAGCCCCTTTCCTTAAGTTGGTGCCTATGATCGGGAGCGTTGGCTGCCCTTATACCTGCTCTTTCTGCATTGACGCGACGGTGGACTATCAGCCCATGAACTTTGATGTGGTAAGGGAAGACCTGCAGTTCCTGCTGACCAAGTTCAGGAAGCCTACCGTTGGCTGGCATGATCCAAATTTTGGCGTACGCTTTGATGCCAACATGGAGGCCATCGCCTCTGCGGCCCCCGCAGGGAGCTTTCGCTTCTTTGCCGAGAGCAGCCTTTCCATCCTGACCGAGGAGCACCTGAGGGTGTTGCAGCGTAACGGGTTTGATGCCTTGCTGCCTGGGATAGAATCGTGGTACGAGTTGGGAAACAAATCAAGAACTTCCCGCAAAGTAGGGGAAGAGAAGGTCGCCCGCATCTCTGAGCATGTGAACATGATGTTCCGCTATGTGCCTTATGTACAGACAAACTTTGTGCTGGGGTTGGACAGTGACGAGGGAGACGCGCCCTTCGAACTAACCAAGCGCTTTGTAGACCTGTCTCCTGCGGCTTTCCCAGGCTATTCCCTGCTGAGCGCCTTTGGCGAGGCTGCCCCGCTTAACCTGGAGTACCAGCGCGCGGGCAGGGTGCTGCCTTTCCCTTTTCACTTCCTCAACAACCACCTGGCCATGAATGTAAAACCGAAGAACTACGGCTGGGTGGAGTTCTATGACAGGGTAATAGACCTTACAGCCTACACCTTCTCCAAGAAAGCGATTTACCGCCGTTTCATGGCCACGCCCAGCCGCCCTGCCAAGTGGATGAACCTTATGCGGGCCGTTTCTTCGGAAGGGTATGGCAGACTGCGTTTTTACCGGCAGGTGCGCAAGAACCTAGTAGAGGATACTGCTTTTAGAAAATACTTCGAGGGAGAATCACAGCAACTGCCCCCATTCTACAGGAACATCATTCAGAAGGATTTAGGAGACTGGTGGCAGTGGCTTCCCGAAGGGGCCATAGAGCATGATCCCAATGCGTACCTGCGTAAGCACCACTTCATACAGCTCAACACAAAGGCATAA
- a CDS encoding cold-shock protein, which yields MNNGTVKFFNDLKGFGFIKETNSDQEYFVHVSGLVHEIQENDTVTFDLQDGRKGLNAVNVKRA from the coding sequence ATGAATAACGGAACAGTAAAATTCTTTAATGACCTGAAAGGGTTCGGGTTTATCAAAGAAACAAATTCAGATCAGGAGTACTTTGTACACGTATCTGGCCTGGTGCATGAGATACAGGAAAATGACACGGTAACTTTTGACCTGCAGGATGGACGAAAAGGGCTAAACGCAGTTAACGTAAAACGCGCTTAG
- a CDS encoding circadian clock KaiB family protein, with amino-acid sequence MHVFQLYINGHSPNSIEAVDTLLKICRENLNGNYQLDIIDIQKEPDKAEEAGIIAIPTLIRIAPTPVNRIIGALNVRSRVLAGLGIPSMHK; translated from the coding sequence ATGCATGTATTTCAGCTCTATATTAACGGACACAGCCCTAATTCAATTGAGGCTGTGGACACCCTTCTCAAAATCTGCAGGGAAAATTTAAACGGTAATTATCAGCTTGACATCATTGATATACAGAAAGAACCTGATAAAGCAGAAGAAGCTGGCATAATAGCTATACCAACCCTGATCAGAATTGCACCCACACCAGTTAACCGAATTATAGGAGCTTTAAATGTACGAAGCCGCGTGTTAGCCGGGTTGGGAATTCCCAGTATGCACAAATAA